The genomic stretch AATCACGCCTCGTCGCGTGAAGCATCCCTCGAGGGGCGTAGGGGATTCACCCTCCCGACGTCGAACCTAGCTACGGTTCACGACGAGCACGCAATTCCCGCGGATTCGGAGCGCTTTGGTCGTCGTGCGGCTGGTCACCAGCCGGTTCCAAGTGTCGAGCGCTTCCGGTGGCGACGGCGTGAGAGTCGCGGATGCCGACGGGATCGTGTGCCCGCGGGGACGGCGCGATACGAACATGCAAAGCGGCGGCTGCCGCCGTTCGTATGCTACGCGGGACCGGGTAAATCGGGATAGTCGGTCGCTGGGGGGTTGCGGACTGGACTTCGTTTTGAGGGGCGGGTTGCTTTGCCGTCGGTTTTGTCCTCATCCGTCTCTTCCGCGGTTACCATCAGGTCGTGCTGAGCTTCTTCGACGCCTTGCAGCGCGAGCGTCTCGGGCGTGTCGTTTTCGTCTTCGGGACCGCGTTGGTCTCGCACCGGCCCATCGCTCTGCAATGCAAACTGCGGGTCGCGGGTGGCTGCACCGCGCGACCGCACCTCGTCGTGAGTGGACGTCGGATCCGACGCGCCGAGCAGTTCCCGTTCGGCGGCGGCGCGATCTCGATCGGAGATCTCTTTCCGTCCCGTGCGCAAGAGCGCGAGTTCTCTTGCCCGCTGCTCGATGTCTTTTCTGGTGATCGCCCCCGCGGCGGTGCCGCGGAGCGTGACGTGGATGTGATCGAAACCGTCTGGTGTCATGGGGTCGAGGTCGAGGCGAGTGGTGGAGTGTTCGTCGTAGATGGAAGGGAGGAAGGATCGTCCCCCGAGCGAGAAGGTCGCGCATCCAAGGACCGGATACACGAGGACGTGCGCTCGCGCGGATCGCGGCGTCGTTCGGTCATCCTTGGAGCAACGATTGCGCACCGTCGATGAACAGCTCCGCGCCGGTGATGTGGGACGCCGCGGGGCTGGACAGAAAGAGGATCGCAGCGGCGACTTGCTCGACCGTGCCCGGTGAGCCGCCGGTGATGGGGATCTTGCCTTCGGGGAACTCGACCTCGGGGCGAAGTTCGTCGGTGTGCTGCGCTTGGGTGTTGTCGTCGATCGCAGTCTCGATCGCGCCTGGGCACACCGTATTGACGCGGACGCGCAGTCGCGCGAGTTCCAGCGCCATCATTCGGGCGAAGGCGACTTGTCCGGCTTTCGACGTGGCGTAGGCGGAGGCTCCGGCGTTGCTGAACATGCGCGTCCCGTTCACCGAGGAGACGATCGTGACCGATCCGCCATTGCGACGCAGGAGTGGAAGGGCGGCTCGGACGGTGAGAAACGTGCCTTTGAGGTTGATGTCGATCGTCTTGTCCCAATCGGACTCTTCCAGCTCCTCCAACGGTGCCCACTTGCCGTTGATCCCCGCGTTGCAGACGAGGACGTCGAGTCGTCCCCACTCGCGCTCGATCGCACCGACTGCGTTGTCGAGTTGGTCGGCGTGGGTGACGTCGCCTTCGAGCACGAGGGCGTTGCCACCGTTTTTGGCGATGGCGTCCGCCGTGTCTCGAAGTTCGTCGTGGGTGCGTCCGAACAAACCGACGCGAGCGCCGACCGCGGCGAGTTTCTCGGCGGTGGCCCGGCCGATGCCGGAGCCCGCGCCGGTGACGAGGGCGACGTTGTCGTGGAGGAACGTGTCGAGTACGTTTTTCATGTGGAGTCTTGGTTGGCAGAGTGTCGCGAAGCGGTTTCGCATGCCGGTACTCCGTCTCGTGTGGACGGGTCCGGAATGCCGTGTATCACGCGCGCTCCACGTCGGTAGAAGACGTAGGAGAAGATCCATTTCACGAAGACCGAGAGTTTGTTCTCGAATCCGGCCAGAAAGGCGAGGTGCACGGTCAGCCAGAGGATCCACGCGGTGAAGCCACTGAATCGCAGGCGACCGATGCGCGCCACGGCCCGCGATCTACCGACGGTGGCCATGTAACCCTTGTCGCGATAGACGAAGGGGCGACCGTTGCCGTAGGTTGTATCACGTTCGCGGATACGACGCGCGCACTCGGCGGCGACGTGGCGACCCATCTGCATCGCGGCGGGGGCGATCGCCGGGACCGACACACCCGCGGCATCGCGTAGTACGACGGCGTCGCCGAGCGCGTAGATGCCATCGTGATCGGGGACGGAGAGATCCGGTGCCACCTCGATGCGACCGCCACGATCCTTCCGTAGGGGCAGATCATGGACGAGGTCGGTCGTGGTCACGCCCGCCGACCAGACGATGTTGGCGGCACGAATCACGGTTTCGCCAAGGTCGAGCTCGCCGTCTCGCACGTCTTCGACGCGTTGCCCCAGCAGCACCTGGACGCCGAGCGAGCGGAGTTGTTC from Opitutales bacterium ASA1 encodes the following:
- a CDS encoding SDR family NAD(P)-dependent oxidoreductase, producing the protein MKNVLDTFLHDNVALVTGAGSGIGRATAEKLAAVGARVGLFGRTHDELRDTADAIAKNGGNALVLEGDVTHADQLDNAVGAIEREWGRLDVLVCNAGINGKWAPLEELEESDWDKTIDINLKGTFLTVRAALPLLRRNGGSVTIVSSVNGTRMFSNAGASAYATSKAGQVAFARMMALELARLRVRVNTVCPGAIETAIDDNTQAQHTDELRPEVEFPEGKIPITGGSPGTVEQVAAAILFLSSPAASHITGAELFIDGAQSLLQG
- a CDS encoding NAD(P)/FAD-dependent oxidoreductase encodes the protein MVLGAGFGGLAFVKAFPRDLARITVVDRTNHHLFQPLLYQVATAGLSAPDIAEPIRALVRKRPDVTVLMGTVTDADFERRTLTVDGRPSAFDLLVLAVGNRTSYFGNRSWAAFASGLKTIDDAIRIRRSVLHAFERAEVVDDDREREKLLTVAVVGGGPTGVEMAGALAELQRRVLARDFRRARLRSGRVVLVEASDRLLSPFPEKLSRRALEQLRSLGVQVLLGQRVEDVRDGELDLGETVIRAANIVWSAGVTTTDLVHDLPLRKDRGGRIEVAPDLSVPDHDGIYALGDAVVLRDAAGVSVPAIAPAAMQMGRHVAAECARRIRERDTTYGNGRPFVYRDKGYMATVGRSRAVARIGRLRFSGFTAWILWLTVHLAFLAGFENKLSVFVKWIFSYVFYRRGARVIHGIPDPSTRDGVPACETASRHSANQDST